Proteins from one Anastrepha obliqua isolate idAnaObli1 chromosome 2, idAnaObli1_1.0, whole genome shotgun sequence genomic window:
- the LOC129238272 gene encoding uncharacterized protein LOC129238272, translating into MAFFKVALVLLGLAAVTLQAFGKIRNPHDSENNYQLFHKQRVGRGKRSQDESTGRVLSQDLINRLWSLKGSSSATTAGTTTSTYTTPTTITTSPSTSPTTITTSNTTTARAPQYIIQRFSLNDYAYDDEIGDEEDNSRFALRNGNSYDIYDDIYDDYDNGSELSQDDADDEDNAILVENEQSSFDEVGRAARARPSNWRRRRRQQRPRRRRQQGQRQRRRPNQRRRRVNPKKRVYRRRGPSNRRRRRPSGNNRRGGQRRRIVRIAV; encoded by the exons ATGGCGTTTTTCAAAGTAGCCCTTGTGCTGCTAGGTTTGGCTGCAGTGACATTGCAAGCATTTGGTAAGATAC GAAACCCACACGATTCGGAAAACAACTATCAACTCTTCCACAAACAACGTGTAGGAAGAGGCAAACGTAGCCAAGATGAGAGCACTGGCCGCGTACTCTCACAGGATCTTATTAACAGACTCTGGTCGCTGAAAGGTTCGTCAAGTGCAACCACTGCGGGGACCACAACATCAACATATACCACACCAACAACGATTACTACAAGTCCATCAACTAGTCCAACAACTATTACAACCAGCAACACAACAACTGCACGAGCACCCCAATATATTATCCAAAGATTTTCATTAAATGACTATGCTTACGATGACGAAATCGGCGATGAAGAAGACAATTCTCGCTTTGCATTGCGTAATGGCAACAGCTACGATATATATGACGACATATATGACGACTACGACAATGGCAGCGAGCTTAGTCAAGATGATGCTGATGATGAAGACAACGCCATTCTAgttgaaaatgaacaaagttCCTTCGATGAAGTAGGGCGGGCAGCACGCGCACGACCTTCGAATTGGCGTCGCCGTCGTCGTCAGCAACGTCCGAGGAGGCGTCGCCAGCAGGGGCAACGACAACGTCGCCGCCCTAATCAAAGACGTAGGCGCGTCAATCCCAAAAAGCGTGTTTACCGCCGCAGAGGTCCGAGCAATCGCCGTCGACGACGCCCAAGCGGCAATAATAGACGCGGTGGTCAGCGCAGACGCATTGTACGGATAGCGGTTTGA
- the LOC129238273 gene encoding uncharacterized protein LOC129238273, giving the protein MAKFGLCALLALLCAMSLLSSIGAEELSAAEAIIEARNDEAAVELPQPQANQPLAESIPAKSELQEMPIVIVEVDDKKDEEQDKPIEEEALADQEAAAIQAEDSKKKNLELEINAEVLAQPGMARLARHLKSLQDYPVFRIQKSNGLQRTAHKIREYDDDEDDGLLPEERAVRRRKRIRRRNTNNNVRKSHRKQNVSNRSRPQSQRRKSVRKPNVKSSVKRRPSNNSSYHRGNNKSQKKTRSSKPSRKSSKKGSRNTKRKSSQRKRPQKHHEYVMDEDSYSVLAGEAPVAFEGRIFAQAA; this is encoded by the exons ATGGCAAAGTTCGGTTTGTGTGCTTTGCTGGCGCTTTTATGCGCTATGTCGTTGCTAAGCAGCATTGGTGCTG AAGAACTCTCTGCTGCTGAAGCTATTATTGAAGCGAGGAACGATGAAGCAGCCGTGGAATTGCCTCAGCCTCAGGCTAACCAACCACTTGCTGAGTCAATTCCTGCTAAATCGGAATTACAGGAAATGCCTATTGTAATCGTCGAGGTAGACGATAAGAAGGACGAGGAACAGGACAAACCGATCGAAGAGGAAGCATTAGCAGATCAGGAAGCGGCTGCTATTCAAGCAGAAgatagtaagaaaaaaaatcttgaacTTGAAATAAACGCCGAGGTACTTGCGCAGCCAGGCATG GCTCGTTTGGCCCGTCATCTCAAGAGCCTTCAAGACTATCCAGTATTTAGAATACAGAAATCCAACGGTTTACAACGCACTGCCCACAAGATCCGCGAATATGACGATGACGAAGATGATGGCTTACTGCCCGAAGAACGTGCTGTACGTCGGCGCAAACGCATACGCCGTCgcaataccaacaacaatgttcgcAAGTCACATCGCAAACAGAATGTCTCCAATCGCTCTAGACCTCAAAGTCAACGCCGCAAATCTGTACGTAAGCCGAATGTGAAGAGCTCGGTCAAGCGTCGTCCTTCCAACAACAGCAGTTATCATCGTGGCAACAACAAAAGTCAGAAAAAGACAAGATCGAGCAAACCAAGTCGCAAATCATCGAAAAAAGGTTCTCGCAATACAAAACGGAAATCCTCACAAAGGAAACGCCCGCAGAAACACCACGAATATGTAATGGATGAGGATTCCTATAGTGTTCTAGCCGGCGAAGCACCTGTTGCGTTCGAGGGAAGAATTTTCGCACAGGCTGcctaa